ATTTCACCGCAGAAGAGACGCTGGCCCTGCTGCGCCGGATCGGCGCGCATCGCGGCCCGTCCCCGGCCGAGATTTTCTTTGACACCATTCCGCACTGGTTTTCGCGCCGGACGCTCCGGGGCATGGTGGTGGACAAGGATTACACCGCGCCGCAGATGCCCTTTGCGCTGGCGCGCCGCGATGTGCCGGCGTTCTTGCGGCAGGTGCCCGGGCTTTCGCTTGTCACCGCGATCGGCTATGGCGAGGCCTTTCCGGAGCGGTCGCGGCTGATCGCGACGCTGGGGCGGTTGCCCGTGGTGCGCGACATGGCGCCGCTTCTGCTCCACGCCCGTTTCGGCTGAGCTCAGCCGCGCTCGGCGCGGGGCGGGCGGCCGAAGCGGCGGCGATAGGCATGGGTGAAATTCGCCGGATCGCCATAGCCGCAGCGCCAGGCGATGTCCCCGATCGGCAAGGCGGTGTCGCGCAGCAGATCGCGGCCCATCTGCAAGCGCCTCTCCAGCACGTAATCAAACAGCCGCACCCCATGCGCGGATTTGAAGGCACGGCGCAGCGTGGTTTCGTTGGTGCCCAGATCATGCGCCAGCCTCAGCGCCGAGGGCACCGCCTCGGGGGCGGCATCGATCCGGGCTTTCGCCTCGGCGGCGAGCTGCGCAGAGCGGCGCGGCAGCGCGGCGGGGCCGGGGGCACGGTCGCCAAGATGGCGGGTCAGCTCGACCACGAGGCCAAGCGCCAGACTTTCGCGATAAAGATCGGCCAGCGCGCCTTGAAACGGCACCGCATGCAGCCGCGCCAGGATCTCGCGCAGCGCCGGGGCCCCCGGCAGGGCGCAATGCCGGACCCCCGGATCCAGCAGCGCCCGCAGCTCCTTCAGCCCGTCCTGCAGATCCTCCGGCCCCTGATCGAAAAAGCCGGGCGTGATCAGCAGCCCCGCCATGCGATAGCGCTGCCCCATCGGTTCGCAAAAGCCGATCGGCGTGTCCTGCCCCAGCGCCGAGATCTGCGCGATGCCCTGGCCCGGATGCACATGCTGCTGCCCCGCGACCTCCCAGCTCGATGCGCCCTCGAACAGGGCCGAGACCCGGATGCAGCGCGGCGAGACCGACACCATATCCAGCGTGGCCGCCAGTTCCAGATCGCAATCAAGGCATTGCAGCCCGCTGCGCAGGGTCTTGCACAGATAGCGCCCCGCCGCCACCACCCCGTTGCGCGGCGGCGGCTTCGGGGCATCCCGGAAGGTGCAGGCGATCTCGTCCCTGAGCATGTCGCGCAGGGCAATCGCCGCTTTGGGGCCATCGTCGACGACGATATCGCGATAGGGCGAGC
This DNA window, taken from Rhodobacter capsulatus SB 1003, encodes the following:
- a CDS encoding helix-turn-helix transcriptional regulator, which gives rise to MKNPAPDGSPYRDIVVDDGPKAAIALRDMLRDEIACTFRDAPKPPPRNGVVAAGRYLCKTLRSGLQCLDCDLELAATLDMVSVSPRCIRVSALFEGASSWEVAGQQHVHPGQGIAQISALGQDTPIGFCEPMGQRYRMAGLLITPGFFDQGPEDLQDGLKELRALLDPGVRHCALPGAPALREILARLHAVPFQGALADLYRESLALGLVVELTRHLGDRAPGPAALPRRSAQLAAEAKARIDAAPEAVPSALRLAHDLGTNETTLRRAFKSAHGVRLFDYVLERRLQMGRDLLRDTALPIGDIAWRCGYGDPANFTHAYRRRFGRPPRAERG